A single genomic interval of Kosmotoga arenicorallina S304 harbors:
- the fsa gene encoding fructose-6-phosphate aldolase codes for MKIFLDTANLEEIKTAADWGIIDGVTTNPTLVAREGVPFHERVKEICEVVKGPVSAEVTALDYQGMVKEARELAKLSEYVVVKIPMTPDGIKAVKKLSGEGIKTNVTLIFSPSQALLAMKAGATYISPFVGRLDDISNEGMKIVEEILQIIYNYDFDTEVIVASVRHPMHIVEAALLGAHIVTTPFKSLQALFRHPLTDIGIERFMNDWKKYKEQF; via the coding sequence ATGAAAATTTTTCTGGATACGGCGAATCTCGAAGAAATAAAAACAGCAGCAGACTGGGGAATTATTGACGGTGTTACGACAAATCCCACGCTTGTTGCGCGTGAAGGTGTTCCATTCCATGAGAGGGTAAAAGAGATATGTGAAGTTGTCAAAGGACCTGTCTCCGCTGAGGTTACAGCCCTTGATTATCAAGGAATGGTTAAAGAAGCCAGGGAGCTTGCAAAACTCAGCGAATATGTCGTGGTGAAGATACCCATGACCCCGGATGGCATAAAAGCGGTAAAGAAACTTTCAGGCGAAGGAATAAAAACAAATGTGACCCTCATTTTTTCACCTTCACAGGCCTTGCTCGCCATGAAAGCGGGTGCGACTTATATAAGTCCTTTTGTTGGAAGGCTGGATGACATTTCCAACGAAGGTATGAAAATCGTCGAAGAGATCCTGCAAATCATCTACAATTACGATTTCGATACGGAAGTGATAGTAGCCAGCGTGCGCCATCCAATGCACATCGTCGAAGCGGCTTTACTGGGAGCACATATTGTGACAACGCCTTTCAAATCGCTTCAGGCGTTGTTCAGGCATCCCCTCACTGATATAGGGATAGAAAGGTTCATGAATGATTGGAAGAAATACAAAGAGCAGTTTTGA
- a CDS encoding beta-galactosidase yields the protein MKKLFGACYYPEHWEPDRIEKDVEIMKTLGFNAVRIGEFAWSFVEPSPGEYDFSLFDRVIETFSKNGIGVIMGTPTATPPAWLVKSHPEILQENESGHKLNFGSRRHYCFNSLVYRKFAREITRKYAERYGKSDTIIAWQIDNEYGCHNSTLCYCDNCAKKFRKWLKDKYHNIEALNKAWGTVFWSQQYRDWEEIDPPRHTIASHNPSLSLDYMRFSSDSAIEFHREMAEEVRKYSSKPITHNLMVNFTEIDYYKLSKELDFVSWDNYIPGDYDYHLQGMNHDLMRSLKNEPFLVMEQQPGRVNWRKVNNYHDPEQLKYWIAQSMAHGAFGSLIFRYRQLPYGAEQYHSALLNYDGSLTPRAIAAKEGFKAFMDEEILIPIKETAIYIDYENFWIDRTDRLNNNFSLLSDSILIAYKALRELGYNVDFVFPEDDISEYKLLFIPSAYYVRDEFLKKLSTFNGKLIVTAMTSSKDEYNNIRSSIPYGLEEILGVKVVDFGGIEQAQDLMLNGKKFKGKFILEVLKILDAETIGDFLYPYEKFPAVTRKGNAIYIASIPEESLLKELLLSIGFEKRINGAEIINFKGTSVLLNPYPEKREIEFGHDKIFLEPFFWKIL from the coding sequence GTGAAAAAACTTTTTGGCGCTTGCTATTACCCTGAACATTGGGAACCCGATAGAATAGAGAAAGATGTGGAAATAATGAAAACTCTCGGCTTCAACGCCGTGAGAATTGGTGAGTTCGCCTGGTCCTTTGTCGAGCCGAGTCCCGGGGAATACGACTTTTCTCTTTTTGACAGGGTTATTGAGACATTTTCAAAAAATGGCATTGGTGTGATAATGGGCACACCTACCGCTACTCCGCCTGCATGGCTCGTTAAATCGCATCCTGAAATTCTTCAGGAAAATGAATCTGGACACAAGTTAAACTTCGGGAGCAGAAGGCATTACTGCTTCAATTCACTGGTTTACAGAAAATTCGCAAGGGAAATAACCAGAAAATACGCCGAAAGATATGGTAAATCTGACACCATAATCGCCTGGCAGATTGACAACGAATACGGATGCCATAATTCAACCCTTTGCTATTGCGATAACTGCGCAAAGAAATTCAGGAAGTGGCTGAAGGATAAATACCATAATATCGAAGCCCTGAATAAAGCCTGGGGAACGGTTTTCTGGAGCCAGCAGTATAGAGATTGGGAAGAAATAGATCCTCCACGCCACACAATAGCGAGCCATAATCCCTCTTTATCGCTTGATTACATGCGCTTTTCTTCCGATTCTGCAATTGAATTCCATAGAGAAATGGCAGAAGAAGTGAGAAAATACAGTTCAAAACCCATCACGCACAATCTGATGGTCAATTTTACAGAAATAGATTATTACAAGCTTTCAAAAGAACTTGATTTTGTGAGCTGGGACAATTACATACCCGGTGATTACGATTACCATCTTCAGGGAATGAACCATGATCTTATGAGGTCTCTGAAAAATGAGCCTTTCCTTGTTATGGAACAGCAACCGGGCAGGGTCAATTGGCGAAAGGTGAACAATTATCACGATCCCGAACAGTTAAAATACTGGATTGCACAATCTATGGCTCACGGAGCATTCGGCTCCCTGATTTTCAGATACAGGCAACTGCCTTATGGAGCTGAGCAGTATCACAGCGCCTTGCTCAACTACGATGGTAGCCTTACGCCACGAGCTATTGCTGCAAAGGAAGGCTTTAAGGCTTTTATGGATGAGGAAATTCTGATCCCTATTAAAGAAACGGCTATATATATAGATTATGAAAATTTCTGGATAGACAGAACGGATAGATTGAATAACAATTTCTCTTTGCTTTCAGATAGCATATTGATTGCATACAAAGCTCTGCGGGAGCTTGGATATAATGTGGACTTTGTATTCCCGGAAGACGATATTTCTGAATATAAGCTTTTATTTATACCTTCGGCTTACTATGTTCGTGATGAATTCCTCAAAAAGCTTTCAACCTTCAATGGAAAATTAATTGTCACCGCAATGACTTCATCAAAAGACGAATACAACAATATCAGGTCATCTATACCCTATGGTCTGGAAGAAATCCTCGGCGTGAAGGTAGTAGATTTTGGAGGAATCGAACAAGCGCAGGATTTGATGCTAAACGGAAAGAAATTCAAAGGGAAATTTATCCTTGAAGTATTGAAGATTCTTGATGCCGAAACAATCGGGGATTTCCTCTATCCTTACGAGAAATTCCCCGCGGTTACACGAAAGGGCAACGCCATTTATATCGCATCTATTCCAGAAGAAAGCCTTTTGAAGGAACTTTTGCTTTCAATTGGCTTTGAAAAGAGAATAAATGGAGCTGAAATAATTAACTTCAAAGGAACTTCTGTGCTACTGAATCCTTATCCGGAAAAAAGGGAAATCGAGTTCGGACATGATAAAATATTCCTCGAACCTTTTTTCTGGAAAATTCTTTGA
- a CDS encoding carbohydrate ABC transporter permease, producing the protein MRAKKIVFYILATIIVLLWIAPFMISFFTSFKSMDELMLTRKWWAPPKKWFPSNFITAWKDANMGRYFLNTFIITIPSVLGALFLSSLSAYALAWYKFRLSKLILMIFVGGMLIPFQMLLIPVYRFSVSLGIYDRFIGVILFHIAFQLGFCTFFLRNFMKTIPASIFDAAMIDGAGHFTIYSKIVMPLVLPALAALGILEFTWIWNDYLWSLILIQSDKIKPITLGLVNLQGQWITSWNTMAAGAIIAAVVPLFVFLLFQRYFIEGLTVGSVKG; encoded by the coding sequence ATGAGAGCGAAAAAAATAGTTTTTTATATATTGGCCACCATTATTGTTTTGCTGTGGATAGCCCCTTTTATGATCTCGTTTTTTACATCTTTCAAATCAATGGATGAGTTGATGCTTACAAGAAAATGGTGGGCTCCTCCGAAAAAGTGGTTCCCGAGCAATTTCATCACAGCCTGGAAAGATGCCAATATGGGCAGGTATTTCTTGAACACATTTATCATTACAATACCTTCTGTTCTGGGAGCTCTGTTTTTGTCAAGTTTAAGTGCTTATGCGCTAGCCTGGTATAAGTTCAGGCTTTCAAAACTCATTCTCATGATTTTCGTTGGGGGGATGCTGATCCCTTTCCAGATGCTTCTTATACCAGTTTACAGATTTTCAGTTTCGTTGGGGATTTATGATAGGTTTATAGGGGTAATACTTTTCCATATAGCCTTTCAGCTTGGTTTTTGCACCTTTTTCCTGAGGAACTTTATGAAGACAATACCAGCAAGTATTTTCGATGCTGCAATGATTGACGGCGCTGGACATTTCACTATTTACAGCAAAATCGTCATGCCGCTTGTGCTTCCAGCTCTTGCCGCTTTGGGGATACTTGAATTTACTTGGATATGGAATGACTATCTATGGTCTCTCATACTCATTCAAAGTGATAAAATAAAACCAATTACGCTGGGGCTTGTCAATTTGCAGGGGCAATGGATTACGAGCTGGAATACCATGGCAGCAGGAGCGATTATCGCCGCCGTTGTACCTTTGTTTGTTTTCCTTCTTTTCCAGAGATATTTCATAGAAGGGTTGACAGTTGGTAGTGTGAAAGGATGA
- a CDS encoding protein O-GlcNAcase, protein MSFEILGVVEGFYGKPWSMEEREEIINFIGERGYNLYIYAPKDDELHRFKWREPYSTEFMEAFKRLVDVGEKSGVAVSVAISPGLSVSYSSDEDLSAIVNKYLSFAKLGVETFGLFYDDIPPALFNRDDKKHFATLAEAQAYFANMVMKKLQKKLKHLTFIVCPTEYHKNPDSLYLKELSEKLNPDAKIMWTGPQVCSMNIPVSDAMAFKESTGREPLYWDNYPVNDSYMIPELHVGPYTGRSPELSENSSGIVLNPMIQPMASKVALGCAAKFFSDPWNYTPEEAWKETIQELFGELSDAFEHFALYNMQSPLHLAESEKPKEIVESFKAAYTNGNWEKALTILKNEGQAMVSGGEKLLNNLDGKLVREISPWLKDYIAWGKLLLKAVEILKSRDALFDFMGENKEKAESLRKTLEEAETQLKAQTPQNTLLSCSAYRDFISELCTRTKGAFYLYYRDWQH, encoded by the coding sequence ATGTCCTTTGAGATCCTTGGCGTGGTGGAAGGTTTTTATGGAAAACCGTGGTCTATGGAAGAGCGTGAGGAGATTATAAACTTTATCGGGGAACGCGGATACAACTTATACATATACGCTCCAAAAGACGATGAGCTTCACAGATTCAAATGGCGAGAGCCTTATTCAACAGAATTCATGGAGGCTTTTAAAAGGCTGGTTGATGTCGGGGAAAAATCAGGGGTAGCTGTTTCGGTTGCTATCAGCCCCGGTCTGTCGGTGAGCTATTCAAGCGATGAAGACCTTTCCGCTATTGTAAATAAGTATCTCAGCTTTGCCAAGCTTGGTGTTGAAACTTTTGGACTTTTCTATGATGATATTCCCCCTGCATTGTTCAATAGGGACGACAAGAAGCATTTCGCCACCCTTGCAGAAGCACAGGCTTATTTTGCAAACATGGTTATGAAAAAGCTGCAAAAGAAATTGAAGCATTTAACGTTCATAGTTTGCCCCACAGAGTATCACAAAAACCCCGATTCTCTGTATTTGAAAGAATTGTCTGAAAAACTCAATCCCGATGCCAAAATTATGTGGACAGGCCCTCAGGTGTGTTCGATGAACATTCCCGTTTCAGACGCAATGGCTTTTAAAGAATCAACAGGTCGAGAACCGCTCTATTGGGACAATTATCCGGTTAATGACAGCTATATGATTCCAGAACTCCATGTTGGCCCTTACACGGGACGCTCACCAGAACTTTCGGAAAATTCCTCGGGGATAGTGCTCAACCCTATGATACAGCCCATGGCGTCAAAAGTCGCACTGGGATGTGCAGCGAAGTTTTTTTCAGACCCATGGAACTATACCCCTGAAGAAGCGTGGAAAGAGACAATTCAGGAGCTCTTCGGAGAGCTATCCGATGCTTTTGAACACTTTGCATTATACAATATGCAAAGCCCACTACACCTGGCTGAATCAGAAAAGCCAAAGGAAATAGTGGAAAGTTTCAAGGCTGCTTATACCAATGGAAATTGGGAAAAGGCATTAACCATTCTTAAAAATGAGGGGCAGGCGATGGTATCAGGTGGAGAGAAGCTCTTGAATAATCTTGATGGCAAGCTTGTTCGGGAGATTTCTCCGTGGCTGAAAGATTATATTGCATGGGGAAAACTATTGCTGAAAGCAGTAGAGATTTTAAAAAGCCGGGACGCGCTTTTTGATTTCATGGGTGAAAATAAAGAAAAAGCTGAAAGTCTTCGAAAAACGCTTGAAGAAGCAGAAACACAACTAAAAGCTCAGACACCGCAAAATACGTTGCTGTCGTGTTCAGCTTACAGGGATTTCATCTCGGAACTATGCACACGCACAAAGGGAGCATTTTATCTTTATTATAGAGACTGGCAACATTGA
- a CDS encoding ABC transporter substrate-binding protein has translation MRKVLFVFLVLSIVVSLLGAQKLVINSYMSDPAPKKVFAELVEQFKAEHPEIEVTVNTFAHEDFKTLLRTWLNSSNAPDVVTWFAGERMRYFASKGLLEPIDDIFDGGFEAYFPGAFKSASAYEDHIYFVPQSWYWWGVYYRKSIFEKLGLTVPVTWYQFLNTCEKLKEAGYIPITIGTKYLWTAAGWFDYLNMRVNGLDYHLKLTNGEIEYTDEGVKKVFEYWKQLVDAGYFISNHTSYTWQDAANYLFTGDAAMYLMGQFIKDVAPESVKDDLDFFRFPVIDGNIGLYEDTPIDGFMIPAKAQNKEAAKIFLEFIASKEAQEYFASNLGRLAANKDVPAPDAHAQKGLDMILASDGVMQFYDRDTNPEMATAGMNGFVEFMVYPVRIDFILKNLEIERWRIFK, from the coding sequence ATGAGGAAAGTTCTCTTTGTGTTTTTAGTTCTTTCTATTGTCGTTTCTCTTTTGGGAGCTCAGAAGCTCGTTATCAACTCGTATATGTCAGACCCTGCTCCCAAGAAGGTATTTGCTGAACTGGTGGAACAGTTCAAGGCGGAACATCCGGAGATTGAAGTTACCGTTAATACCTTTGCTCATGAAGATTTTAAGACCCTTCTCAGAACATGGCTTAATTCTTCAAACGCCCCTGATGTAGTTACATGGTTCGCTGGCGAGAGAATGAGATACTTTGCCAGCAAGGGACTGCTTGAACCAATTGACGATATTTTCGATGGTGGGTTTGAAGCATATTTCCCCGGAGCTTTCAAGAGCGCTTCCGCCTACGAAGACCACATCTATTTCGTTCCGCAATCATGGTATTGGTGGGGTGTATATTACAGAAAATCCATCTTTGAAAAGCTCGGTTTGACCGTTCCCGTTACCTGGTATCAGTTCCTTAATACCTGCGAAAAACTGAAAGAGGCAGGATACATTCCGATAACCATCGGAACGAAGTACCTCTGGACAGCAGCAGGTTGGTTCGACTACTTGAATATGAGGGTAAATGGGCTGGACTATCACCTGAAACTAACAAACGGTGAAATAGAATACACAGACGAAGGCGTCAAAAAGGTCTTCGAATACTGGAAACAGCTTGTTGATGCAGGTTATTTCATAAGCAACCACACATCTTACACCTGGCAGGATGCGGCAAACTATCTCTTTACAGGCGATGCAGCCATGTATCTCATGGGACAGTTCATAAAAGACGTAGCACCCGAAAGTGTAAAAGATGATCTTGATTTCTTCAGATTCCCCGTAATAGATGGAAATATTGGCCTTTATGAAGACACGCCAATTGATGGATTCATGATTCCTGCCAAAGCGCAAAACAAAGAAGCTGCTAAGATTTTCCTTGAATTCATCGCCTCAAAAGAAGCACAGGAATACTTCGCATCAAATCTTGGAAGGCTCGCTGCAAACAAGGATGTTCCGGCACCCGATGCGCATGCACAAAAAGGTCTTGACATGATTCTTGCATCTGATGGTGTAATGCAGTTCTACGACAGGGATACTAACCCCGAAATGGCAACAGCTGGTATGAACGGATTTGTTGAATTCATGGTTTATCCAGTAAGGATTGATTTCATCCTCAAAAACCTTGAAATCGAAAGATGGAGAATCTTTAAGTAA
- a CDS encoding iron-containing alcohol dehydrogenase translates to MYNFKAFLPTKLVFGAKAVEKLPKEVKKLGTKAMIVTGRHSTKKSGLLDRVLTLLKGADISTVVYDRITPNPTTEQVNEAADIAKKEGVQFVIGLGGGSPIDSAKCIAIATTNEGGIWDYVKVGGGKKPKSALPIVAIPTTHGTGTEADPFAVITNPETKTKIGIGYDVIFPSVSLIDPEVMLTLPKNQTAYTSMDAFYHSIEAFLNKNANPYSDLLAIDSMKRIISNLPIAYEDGLDINARTELTWANTEAGITETLTGVIANHAIEHGISGYYPHIAHGFGLCITGPYLFEHIFDFVFERLARVGREVFGIYECDDKRAARMMIGKLKDFQERFGLNKKLSALGVEKGTLGDMVETSYNAMYGVIETTPGDLKKEDLFKILERAF, encoded by the coding sequence ATGTACAACTTCAAAGCGTTTTTACCCACAAAGCTGGTCTTTGGGGCAAAGGCTGTAGAAAAATTACCAAAAGAGGTAAAAAAGCTTGGAACTAAGGCAATGATTGTTACCGGCAGGCATAGCACAAAAAAATCAGGTCTGCTTGACCGGGTTTTAACTTTGTTGAAAGGTGCAGATATTTCAACTGTGGTTTATGACAGGATAACACCTAACCCAACAACGGAACAGGTAAACGAAGCAGCTGATATCGCTAAAAAAGAGGGAGTCCAATTTGTAATTGGTCTTGGTGGGGGGAGCCCCATAGATAGTGCCAAATGCATTGCGATTGCTACGACGAATGAAGGTGGGATCTGGGATTACGTAAAAGTTGGTGGGGGTAAAAAGCCAAAAAGCGCTTTGCCCATAGTCGCAATTCCCACGACTCATGGCACGGGGACTGAGGCTGACCCCTTTGCTGTGATAACAAATCCCGAAACGAAGACAAAAATCGGAATAGGTTATGATGTGATTTTCCCATCGGTATCTCTGATTGACCCCGAGGTTATGCTTACACTCCCAAAGAACCAAACGGCCTATACATCTATGGACGCTTTCTATCATTCAATAGAGGCTTTTCTCAACAAAAACGCGAATCCATATTCCGACCTTCTGGCAATTGATTCCATGAAACGTATAATAAGTAATTTGCCAATTGCCTATGAGGACGGACTTGATATTAATGCGAGAACAGAATTGACCTGGGCCAACACAGAAGCAGGCATAACAGAAACACTTACTGGCGTTATAGCTAACCATGCCATAGAACATGGAATAAGCGGTTACTATCCTCATATTGCCCATGGCTTCGGGCTCTGTATCACAGGGCCTTACCTTTTTGAACATATTTTTGATTTTGTTTTTGAAAGACTTGCGCGTGTAGGCAGAGAGGTTTTCGGGATATACGAATGCGATGACAAAAGAGCTGCCCGAATGATGATAGGTAAGTTAAAGGACTTTCAGGAACGCTTCGGGCTGAACAAGAAGCTCTCCGCACTGGGAGTTGAAAAAGGAACACTCGGGGATATGGTGGAAACTTCTTATAACGCAATGTATGGAGTAATCGAGACCACACCGGGCGACCTGAAAAAAGAAGACCTTTTTAAAATACTTGAAAGAGCCTTTTGA
- a CDS encoding ABC-F family ATP-binding cassette domain-containing protein, whose protein sequence is MLHIKGLHFSFGATDVLKGVDMDILPGEVVALLGANGSGKTTLLNLIRGVLRPYSGSIVLENNVKPSYLPQETPSFEGTAMEYLLESFPEIKGIFQKLSSLPVNSEDYPDLINKYNDLGGFELERKIESEISKYGFVDEDLQKPFLAFSMGQQRLWAILRVFLAGANLYLLDEPTNHLDLQMCQRLEKIILEFRSKRFSILLVSHDRLLIDRVADRSYFLKNGTAFAVSGGYSLMLSHLKSDFESRLKSAKEIERKIKQLELEVSRRASWSASKEAQKKFADKVMNKGYIGHKAAKLAKRAKAVQNRSRKLIEELKEKKPFVEKPVEIKLPSYIVANRRLLSSTNLSFSYGNKAVFENVDFELSTKDRVVLIGSNGCGKTTLVKCFVGELDPVGELYRNDNIRWEYIPQDVRTFFRAGNLLDNLRVSDIDELQLRQALGAAGFRKDKVLQKIDSLSYGELMRAAILKSMLRETEFLFLDEPTNHLDIESLELLDELLKRFPGGFLAISHDRHFIATHGNKLYSFEGGNVKLLFEETRLDITEFQKTIEIITPQDDEDR, encoded by the coding sequence ATGCTTCACATAAAAGGACTTCATTTTTCTTTCGGCGCTACTGACGTGCTTAAAGGTGTTGATATGGATATACTTCCCGGCGAGGTAGTTGCTTTGCTTGGCGCAAATGGTTCTGGCAAGACAACATTGCTCAACCTTATCAGAGGAGTTTTGAGACCTTATTCCGGTTCTATCGTTTTGGAGAATAACGTGAAACCCTCCTATCTTCCTCAGGAAACCCCTTCTTTTGAAGGTACAGCTATGGAGTATTTATTGGAGAGCTTCCCGGAAATAAAAGGGATCTTCCAGAAGCTTTCATCACTTCCAGTGAACTCAGAGGATTACCCGGATCTAATAAACAAATATAACGATCTGGGCGGATTTGAACTTGAGAGGAAAATCGAGTCTGAGATCTCAAAATACGGTTTTGTAGATGAAGACCTTCAAAAGCCTTTTCTAGCTTTTTCTATGGGTCAGCAGAGATTGTGGGCGATCCTGCGAGTCTTTTTGGCGGGGGCAAACCTTTATCTGCTCGATGAACCTACGAATCACCTCGACCTGCAAATGTGTCAAAGGCTGGAAAAGATTATTCTTGAGTTCAGGTCAAAAAGGTTTTCAATTCTTCTCGTGAGCCATGACAGGCTTTTGATCGATAGAGTTGCAGACAGAAGTTATTTTCTGAAAAATGGAACGGCTTTTGCGGTTAGTGGAGGCTATTCCCTGATGCTTTCACACCTGAAGAGCGATTTCGAATCCAGGCTAAAAAGCGCAAAAGAAATAGAGAGAAAAATAAAGCAGCTTGAACTCGAAGTTTCCAGAAGAGCTTCCTGGTCGGCGAGCAAAGAAGCCCAGAAGAAATTTGCAGACAAGGTGATGAATAAGGGTTACATCGGGCATAAAGCCGCTAAGCTCGCAAAACGTGCTAAAGCGGTGCAAAATAGATCCCGGAAATTAATCGAAGAACTGAAAGAGAAAAAGCCCTTTGTGGAAAAGCCGGTTGAGATAAAACTGCCTTCATACATTGTAGCTAACAGAAGGCTGCTTTCAAGCACTAATTTGAGTTTCTCTTATGGAAACAAAGCAGTATTTGAAAATGTAGACTTTGAATTGTCCACAAAAGACCGTGTTGTTCTAATAGGTTCCAACGGATGTGGAAAGACCACTTTGGTGAAGTGCTTTGTTGGCGAACTTGATCCAGTAGGTGAGTTGTACAGAAATGACAATATCAGATGGGAATACATTCCCCAGGATGTTAGGACTTTCTTTAGAGCTGGTAACTTGCTGGATAACCTCAGGGTTTCAGATATCGATGAGTTGCAGTTAAGGCAAGCACTTGGAGCGGCAGGTTTCAGGAAAGACAAAGTTTTGCAGAAAATCGATTCGCTGAGCTATGGGGAGCTCATGAGAGCGGCTATTCTTAAGTCAATGCTTAGAGAAACTGAATTCCTCTTTCTCGATGAACCTACAAACCATCTGGACATAGAATCTCTGGAGCTTCTCGACGAATTACTAAAAAGGTTTCCCGGAGGTTTTCTTGCAATAAGCCATGACAGGCACTTCATAGCCACCCATGGAAACAAACTATATTCTTTTGAAGGTGGGAACGTAAAGCTCTTGTTTGAGGAAACACGTTTGGACATTACTGAATTCCAGAAAACAATAGAGATAATCACCCCACAAGATGATGAAGATAGGTGA
- a CDS encoding carbohydrate ABC transporter permease, which translates to MKSKKWVPYAFLALPLLMYSIWVIFPIFQTLYLSFTDWDGVSPEFSIIGWDNFKLLFQDPYFRISLWNNIKWLIGFAGVSVPLGLLIAMLLDQKFRGSKVYKTLMYLPMTLSFVVIGQIWSWILEPRYGALNSFLSIFGIKSVGWLSDPNIVTYSLIMAASWRQISYAMVLYLAGLKQVPKELVEAAWVDGANGWKRFVHVILPMLRPATIVAITVSVIDSLRAFDIVYVLTRGGPFYSSSVMANYMYIMAFNNYRMGYGSAIATIQFLITLGFIVFYMRNVLKKEEAL; encoded by the coding sequence ATGAAATCCAAAAAATGGGTTCCTTACGCTTTCTTAGCCTTACCTTTGCTTATGTACAGCATTTGGGTCATATTCCCCATATTTCAGACTCTGTATTTGAGTTTTACAGATTGGGACGGCGTTTCACCTGAATTTTCAATTATAGGTTGGGATAATTTCAAACTCCTTTTCCAGGATCCATATTTCAGAATCTCGCTGTGGAACAATATAAAATGGCTAATAGGGTTTGCCGGTGTTTCCGTTCCTCTTGGATTGCTCATAGCTATGCTGCTTGACCAGAAATTCAGAGGTTCAAAGGTATACAAGACGCTTATGTACCTTCCTATGACGCTTTCTTTTGTGGTGATAGGACAGATATGGTCATGGATTTTAGAACCACGCTATGGGGCGCTTAACAGTTTTCTATCAATTTTTGGCATTAAGTCCGTGGGCTGGCTTAGTGACCCAAACATCGTTACTTACTCCCTCATCATGGCAGCATCGTGGAGGCAGATTTCTTACGCAATGGTACTATATCTGGCCGGTTTGAAGCAGGTTCCAAAAGAGCTTGTTGAAGCGGCCTGGGTAGATGGAGCTAATGGCTGGAAAAGGTTCGTTCACGTCATTTTGCCTATGTTAAGGCCTGCTACTATTGTGGCGATAACAGTAAGTGTAATCGATTCATTGAGGGCTTTTGATATCGTGTATGTATTAACGAGAGGAGGGCCTTTTTATTCCTCCAGCGTTATGGCGAATTATATGTATATAATGGCTTTCAATAACTATCGTATGGGATACGGTTCCGCAATTGCCACCATTCAATTTCTCATAACCCTTGGTTTCATTGTCTTCTATATGCGGAATGTGCTGAAAAAGGAGGAAGCCTTATGA
- a CDS encoding LacI family DNA-binding transcriptional regulator — protein sequence MKRPTLKDVAQKAGTSLMTVSRVVNNRPGVSDETKAKIMKAIEELGYRPHSDARSLRVGKTGRIGVVVSDIRNPFYAEMVGDIEDLAEKTGMTVIVTDTERKLQQEQRALETLYNSGVDSIIIAPEGYSVEHLESYKKKGINIVSFGVHCPEGNFSEVWIDEIEGARKVGKYLLKRGVKRVVLIMGNPRKFTTSGRTEGFIQGFGKVPDYILHLPVNWQSSYNAVIEMKKLPEAFFCYNDLMALGVIKALREKGAVPGKDVAVVGYDDVFFAEISALTTVRIDKSKMVNTAFTLALSDNVEKIKFVPKLILRKSA from the coding sequence ATGAAGCGTCCTACACTGAAAGATGTTGCCCAAAAAGCCGGTACTTCTCTTATGACGGTTTCCCGGGTGGTTAACAACAGGCCGGGTGTAAGTGATGAAACAAAGGCAAAGATAATGAAAGCGATAGAAGAACTCGGTTATAGGCCACATTCAGATGCGCGTTCTCTTAGGGTAGGAAAAACTGGACGAATAGGTGTGGTGGTTTCGGATATTCGAAATCCTTTTTATGCAGAAATGGTTGGCGATATTGAAGACCTTGCCGAAAAAACAGGGATGACGGTTATCGTAACCGATACCGAAAGAAAGCTGCAGCAGGAGCAGAGAGCACTTGAAACCCTTTACAACAGTGGTGTGGATTCTATCATTATTGCTCCCGAAGGTTATAGTGTTGAACATCTTGAATCGTACAAGAAAAAAGGGATAAATATAGTTTCTTTTGGTGTCCATTGCCCTGAAGGGAATTTCTCTGAAGTCTGGATTGACGAAATCGAAGGCGCCAGGAAGGTTGGTAAATATCTATTGAAACGGGGAGTCAAAAGGGTGGTTCTGATTATGGGAAATCCCAGAAAATTTACGACTTCCGGAAGGACGGAGGGTTTCATTCAAGGCTTTGGAAAGGTTCCAGATTATATTTTGCATCTACCAGTGAACTGGCAAAGCTCTTATAATGCTGTCATCGAAATGAAAAAACTTCCAGAAGCTTTTTTCTGCTATAACGACCTTATGGCTCTTGGGGTTATAAAAGCCCTCAGGGAAAAGGGAGCTGTTCCGGGAAAAGATGTCGCTGTTGTCGGGTACGATGATGTTTTTTTTGCAGAAATAAGCGCTTTGACCACAGTTCGAATAGACAAGTCAAAAATGGTAAATACCGCTTTTACACTGGCGCTAAGTGATAATGTTGAAAAAATCAAGTTCGTTCCTAAACTCATTTTGCGCAAGAGCGCATAG